GGTCCATGAAAAGCTCGTGCTGGCCGCCCTGGTCGACCTTGACCTGGCCGACGACCGGCCGGTTGTCGGCGAACGGCGTGACGTGGTCGAACAACACGAAGTGGACGCCCGGCTCCAGGTTCGTGAACGAGACGATGCCGTGGGCACCCGTCCGGTCCACCTTCAGTTCCTCGTGCAGGGTCGGCTCCCAGTTCACCAGATGCGCCTCGCCCGACGTCTGCAGCAGGATGCCCTGGGCATCCCTGCCGTGATACAGCCGCAGCGTGGCGCCGACCAGCGGCGTGCCGCTGCTCCGGTCGCGCACCGTGACCTTGATCGTTCCATGCTGCTGCGCGGGGCCGGCCGCGCTTGCCCTGGCCATTTTCCTGGTACTCATGTCGCTCTCCTAAAAGGTTATTGCACTACGCTGTCAATCGCTGCCGCTGCCTGCTGCCTGCCTGCAGCGCGCTGCGCATGGCCCACTGCGTCAGCAGCCGTTCCAGCAGCACGCTTTCGTCTTCCGGTGCCAGCAGGCCGTCGGCCCTGGCCTGGCCGATCACGGCCAGCACCAGCGACGGCGCGCTGTCGTACATGCGCTGCGGCGCCGCATGCCACCAGCGGAACAGGCGCGCCAGCACGGCCGGCTGGCGCTCGCGCACCGCCATCGCTTCCGCCAGCGAGGCGCCGCGCAGCGCGCGCGGCCGGTGATTGGCCAGCAGCCCGGCCACCGCCGGCAGGCTGGCCGTCAGTTCCTGCAGCAGCCGCCGCTCCGGTGCCGCCAGGCCATCCGTCGGATAGAACGCGTCCCACGTGTCCTCGATGCGCGTCCATTGGGGATGCGGATACAGGAGCCGCCCCAGCGCGCAACTGAGCTTCACGCGCAGCCACGGGACCGGATGGGGATCGTCGCCGTTGAGGCGGAACACGAACACCCGCGGCAGGCTGAGCACACCGATCAGGCCCAGTGTCGCCACCACGCCAACCCGTGCCAGCGACCAGAAGTCGGCCACCACTTCGGAAATCCAGCGTTCCCACAACCGCCACACATGGGGCGGGCCGCTGCCGCCATGCTGCAGCGCCTGCAGCACCGGCCGCAGCGACGCCACCAGGTCCAGCAGCGCGGCGCCCTGGTGGCCCACCTCGTGCACCAGCGACGAGGCGATGCTGCTGCCGATCATCCGTTCGCGCGGCACGCGGATGATGGCGACGGGGTTCTCGCCGCCACCCGGCAGCCGCGTACGGGCGCGGCGGATCGCCGCGCCGGGTCCCCGGTCCAGGTAGCACACCAGCGGCGGCGCGTCGAAGTAGCGGCCGGGCAGGCGCAGCGCGTCGGCCGATACCACGTCCAGCCCCGCCAGCCAGACCCCGTTGCCATGCTCGCTGCGCTGCGTGACCACGTCGATGAACAGGTCGAACTGCGTCAGCGCGGCATTGAACTGCAGCCGTACGATGGTGAAGCGGCGCTGCGCCTGCGCCGCGCTGGCGCGCCGTCCGCCCGGTCCCTGCAACCAGGACAGGAACTGCCGCACCAGCGCGCGCAGGGTGCGCCGGCCCAGGGTCAGGTGACGCTCGATCGCGCCCTGGGCGGCGTCCGGCAGCGCCGCTGCGGGCACCATCGGCTCGATCAGCGCGAAGGGCTGCATGCGGTCCACGCGGTTCAGCAACGAGCGCGCTTCCTGGGCCAGCAGCCAGGCGGCATACGGGCGCATGATCGTCAGGCGCCGTACAGCACGATCTTGCGGCCCTGGCGGATCCAGCGTCCGCTGCGCCCGCCGTTGGCGCCGCCGGCACCACCCATGCCGCCCATGCCGCCCGTGCCGGGGCCGCCCTGGCGACCCTGGCCGCCCTGTCCGGCGCCAAAGCCATTGCCCGCCTTGCCACCCTGGCCCAGCAGGCCGGGAGCGAACTGCTTTGCCGCCGCCGTCGCGGCTTGCTGGGCGATCTGGCGCGGATCGCCGCCGCGGGCCTGGCCGGCCTTGTTGACGGTGTCGGCGGCCAGCCGCACGAACGTCTTGGCGCCCTCGAACTCACGGTCCTCGCCGGACAGTTCGCCCTCCGCCTCCAGGCCCAGCGCGCTGCCGGCGGCCGAGGCCAGCCCGCTGCCGATCTTGGCGCCCAGCGGACCGCCGAAGTAGCCGCCGATGGCGCCGCCGGCCAGCGGGATCGCCTTCTTGGCCACGCCCTTCAGTACGCCGCCGACGGCCTGGCCGATCGGTGAACGGATCGCGTTGCCGGCCACCGAGGCGGCCTTCTTCAGGAAGGTGCTGAGGAACTGGTCCAGTTCCTGTTCGTTGGTGACGGCCAGCAGTTCGTTGGCCAGTTCCATTTCGTCCGCTTCGGACAGCAGGCCGCCGCCCTCGCCGGACCATTCGCCCTGGCCGAACTCGTACTGTTCCATTTCAAAGCCGGTTTCCTGGCCATATTCCAGGGTGGTGCGGTCGATGTCGTGCATGATGAGCTCCCATTTCGGTTGACACTGCGTTGAAAACTGCGGATACCACTCACTGTGCGGACCGCCGGAAGGCCGCCCGCGTTCGTTCTTCGATCAATTCCACGGGCCCAGCCGGGCGGCCTGGCGCTGCCGGCGCAACAGGCCGGGCGCATGGCGCCGCGCCGCGTGCAGCAGCGCCAGTTCGACGGCGCGCCGCGGCGGTTGCCCGGTGCGCGCCTGCGCCTGGTCGACGGTGTCGCCCGCCAGCCGGACGAAGCGCCGGGCCACCTCGAATTCCTTGTCTTCGGGGCTGAGGCCTTCCACCTCGAGGCCGAAGATGGCCGCCGCCTTGCGTTTCAGGTCGGCCGGGGCGCGGGTCGCGTTGAGCGGGAACACCTGGTGCGCCGCGCGCCGCAGCAGGTCCGCGACCGGGCGGGCCACGGGGCCACCGAGCCCGCCGCGCGCCACCAGGTCGTGCAGCACCGCATCGAGCGCCGCCGGCGTCTGCGCTTCCAGCAGTTGCGCGGCGAACGACATTTCGTCGTACTCGTCGCGCAGGGCCTCGTCGGCCTTTCCTGGCGCGGCCGGGCTGGCGCCAAATTCCATCTCGGGCTTGTAATCGATCAGGCGACGGTCCATGACGCTTTCCTCCGGGCGGCGCCGCGAAATGCGGTGCCATGCGGGGAGTAGTGCAAGCGGCGTGCCAAGGCCGTTGACGCAGGGACGTGCGGGGTGGGTGCCGGCGCGCGGCGAAAAGGACTTCGCCCGGCACGGCGGCCGGGCGAAAACAGGCGAAACGACTTTCGCCCGGTGGGTACTGCCGGGTCAGGCGACGATGGCGACCGTCAACGTGGCGACATAGCCGTCGGTGGGATTGCCGCTCAGGGTGGCCAGCTGCAGCGCGTAGCCGTCGCTGAACACGTTATCGGTCGCAAAGCTCATCTGCGCGAGGTTGCGTACGCTGGCGCTGTAGCCGCTTGTCGCGTAGACCTCGTTGCAGGTCGCCAGCGGGAAGGTGAACTGGGACGTCTTGATGCGGTTGGCGGCGCTGGCCGCCTTGGCCAAGGTCGGGTAGACCTCGAAGTGGATGTGCGGCATGCGCCCCGCATAACAGCCGGGGAAGATCGTCGTAAACGCGATGTCGCCGTTGGCATCGGCCTCCTGCACGCCGCGCAGGTAGTTCTGGTTCGTCACGCCGGCCGAATAGAGAGAGTAGTTGCCGTCGCGGTCGCAGTGCCACAGGTAGACGGCAAAATTGCCGGCCGCCGCGCAGGCGTTGTTGGCGTTGACGATGCGCAGCTTGACGGTCAGCGGCACACCCGCCGCGGTACCGCTGGCCGCGCCGAAGCTGGCGCGGATGTCGCTGCGCACGACGCCGCCCTGCGTCAGCACGTTGACGACACCGCCGCTGTTGCTGTTGGTGCCGTCGGCCGGGTACGGGCCGCCGGTTTCCTCGGGGATGACGGCACAGCTGCCGGTGGTCGTGGTCGTCGAGGGCGTCGTGGTGGCTGGCGCGGTGGTGCTCGTGGAGTCGGTGCCGGTCGTTGCGGTCGAGCTGTCCGTGTCCGCGCTGCCGCCGCAGCCCAGCAGCGGCAGCGCGGCGGCGCCCGCGAACAGCCAGCGCAGCGACCGGCGCCGGCCCGCGGCCGTGTCCAGCATGGCCTGCAGGTCGTGTTCCAGGCCGTGATCGTGGTATTCCATGGTGCTCTGCCCTCCGGATCAGGGACGCGCCAGGCGGTCCGGACGCAGCTTGGCCTCCTCCACCTGCTTGCGCTGTTCGGCCGTCAGCACGGCCAGTACCTTCTGCTCCGTGCGCAAGTGCTGCAGCGTGATGTTGGCCATGGCCTGGGCGGCGGCCTGCGCCAGCTTGACGGCGGCCGCGTCGTCGTACTTCGCCGCGCCGTGCAGCTCGAACAACGCGCGTTCGGCCTTCTCGTGCGCCTTGTGCTGCTCGCGCAGGTAAGGCGCCTGGCCATGGACGAGCGCGAAGATCCTGTCCTGCTGTGCCTCGCTCAGGTCCGGGCCGCGCAGGAACGGCAAGGCGCCGGTGCCGGGCATGCCGCGCAACCCGCGCGGTCCGTCCAGGTCCTGGCCCTCGTGCAGGCCTTGATGCCCCGGCGGGCCTGCGTGACGGCGCGGCGCGGGACCGCCATCGTCGCCATCCACGGCGGCATGGCTCGCGCCAGGCAGCATCAGGGTAACGGCAGCCAACAGGGAAAGCAGCATCTTGTTCATATGGTTCATCGGGCACTCCAGGTAGTTACTCGGGAGGCGTCATTGTCGGCAGCGGGCCTGTAAAGCGCGGTTAGCGGCTTGTAAAACCGGGTAAAACCGCCGGGCCGGGCACGCCGCTGCGTTATCATGGTTCGCGATGACACCCACCCAGAAGTTGCGATGAACGCTGTAACGAGCAAGGTTTTGCTGATCGACGACGATGTCGAACTGGTCGGCATGTTCCAGGAATACCTGGAGCAGGAAGGTTTCGAGGTCAAGACGGTCCACGACGGCGAGGCGGGCACCGCCTGCGCGCTGACGGGCCAGTACGCGATCGCGATCCTGGACGTGATGATGCCCCGCATGAACGGACTGGAGACGCTGCGCCGCATCCGCGCGGCCAGCCGCATGCCGATCCTGATGCTGACGGGCCGCGGCGACGACACCGACCGCATCGTCGGCCTGGAACTGGGCGCGGACGACTACGTGACCAAGCCCTGCACGCCGCGCGAACTGACGGCGCGCATCCGTGCCATCCTGCGCCGCACCCAAGGTTCGCCGATGGACCAGCTGGCATCCGCGCCGCTCGTCGTTGGCCAATTGACGATGTGGCCGGAGCAGCGCCGCGCCACGTGGGCCGGTACCACGCTGGAGCTGACCAGCACGGAATTCAACCTGCTGGAAGTCCTGGCGCGCAATGCCGGCAAGCCGGTCAGCAAGAACACGCTGTCCGAGCAGGGCCTGGGCCGGCCGCTGGCCCGCTTCGACCGCAATATCGACGTGCACCTGTCCAGCCTGCGCCACAAGCTGGGCACCCTGGCCGACGGCCGCTCCTGCCTGCAGACGGTGTACCGGATGGGCTACCAGCTGATCCGCGACTAGGGGGCGACAGCGCATGGGCCGCCTGTTCTGGAAGTTCTTCCTGTCGATCCTCCTGGCGCAGATCGCCGCCACCGTGGGCATCGGCGGCGCGGTGTGGCTGAAGAACCGCGCCAGCGCGCAGGAGCGCCGGCTCGACATCGACCGGGGCCCGCCGGCCGAGATCGCGATCGAGGCGGCGGCCGCCACGCTGGACGCGGGCGGCCCTGTCGCCCTGGCCCGGCTGCTGGACAATATGGGACGGCACCGCGTCTTCGCCGTCGATGCCGCCGGCAAGGAGCTGCTGGGCCGCATCGTCGATCCCGCCATGCTGGCCGAGGCGCGCGCGCTGCTGGCCAAGGGCGATACCCGCGTGGTACGCAAGGTAACGCTGCCGGACGGCCACCAGTACGTGCTGTTCCTGCCCGCGCGCCAGCGCCAGGGCGGGCTCGATGCGGCCGACACGCGGCCGCTGCTGGCCGGCAGCGGCCTGGGCGGCCTGGCGGGCGTCGCGCCGCGACCGCCGCCCGGAATGGAAGCAGGCGCGCAGGCCGGCTCTCCCGGCAGGCCGCCCGACGCGCGCGGTCCCGGCGGTCCGGGAGGTCCCCATGGCCCGCGCTTCCGTCCCCTGACGCCGTTCGTGCCGCTGGCCGCCGCGCTGCTGGCCAGCCTATTGTTCGCGGCACTGCTGGCGTGGTACTTCGCGCGACCCATCCGCTCGCTGCGCCAGGCGTTCGAAGCGGCGTCGCATGGCGACCTGGCACCCCGCTTTGCCCACGCGGGCCGGGGCGGGGACGAGTTGAGCGACCTGGGACGGGACTTCGACCGCATGACGGCACGCCTGCGCGGCCTGATGGACGGGCAGACCCGCCTCCTGCATGACGTCTCGCACGAGCTGCGTTCGCCGCTGGCGCGGTTGCAGGCCGCCATCGGCCTGGCGCACCAGAAGCCGGAACGCATGCTGGCGTCGCTGGAGCGGATCGAACGGGAGAGCGTGCGCATGGACCGGCTGGTGGGCGAGCTGCTGACGTTGTCGCGCCTCGAAGCGGGCGCGCTGGCCGCAAGCCGCCAGGAAATCGACGTGGCCGAACTGCTCTACCAGATCGTGGCGGATGCGCAGTTCGAAGCGGCCGCGCAGGGGCGCAGCGTGGTGCAGGAAGGCGAAGCGGAGGTAACGCTGCTGGGCGAGCCGGATTTGCTGGCGCGCGCCATCGAGAACGTGGTGCGCAACGCCATCAAGCACAGCCCCGTGGGTGCGACGGTGACCGTGGCCGCGCGGTCGGCCGGGCCGCGCCTGCACGTGCAGGTACTGGACCGGGGACCGGGCGTGGCGGCTGGCGACCTGGCGACGATCTTCCAGCCGTTTTTCCGCAGCAGCGCCACGGAAAAGGACGTCGAAGGCCACGGCCTGGGCCTGGCGATCGCGCAGCAGGTGGTGCAGCACCACGGTGGCACCATCGCGGCCAGCAACCGCGAGGGCGGCGGCCTGTGCGTGGAGATCGTGCTGCCGCTCGACTGAGCGGCAGCACGGGAAGGCACAGGAAGGATCAGGCCTTCGGCAAGGTGACGCCGTGCTGACCCTGGTACTTGCCGTTGCGGTCCTTGTACGACGTTTCGCACACCTCGTCGCTTTCGAAGAACAGCACCTGCGCGCAGCCTTCGCCGGCGTAGATCTTGGCGGGCAGCGGCGTGGTGTTGGAGAACTCCAGCGTCACGTAGCCTTCCCATTCCGGTTCGAACGGCGTCACGTTGACGATGATGCCGCAGCGGGCGTACGTCGACTTGCCCAGGCATACCGTCAGAACGTTGCGCGGGATGCGGAAGTACTCGATCGTGCGCGCCAGCGCGAACGAGTTCGGCGGAATGATGCAGACGTCGCTCTTGATGTCGACGAACGAATTGGAATCGAAGTTCTTCGGGTCGACGATGGTGCTGTTGATGTTGGTGAAGACCTTGAACTCGTCGGCGCAGCGGATATCGTAGCCATACGACGAGGTCCCGTACGAGATCACCTTGCGGCCCGCCTCGGCGCGCACCTGGGCCGGCTCGAAGGGCTCGATCATGCCGTGTTGTTCCGCCATCTTGCGGATCCATTTATCGCTTTTAATCGTCATCTGCTGTTATCTGCTGTGCTTACGTTTCGTTTGCCGGACGCCCTCCGCGCGGGCGGAAGGCAAGATGGCAGGGATTCTACGCGATTGGCGCGGATGTTTCGACAACTTTAGACGGGAGCAGCTCGGCGATCATGTCGCGGATCGCCTGTGCCGTCAGCGCCGGCGCCTCCATCGGGAACAGGTGCCCGCCCGGCATCGTGCGAAAGTGCGGACCGACCAGCGCGCGGGTCGCATCCAGGCCCGCCAGGCGGTTCTCCTCGGACGTACGGCCCGCCAGGTAGCCGGCCGGTATCGGCAGGCCGCGCGCGACCAGGCGGCCGATATGGTGCGGCAGCGACTGGTACACGGCCGTCTCGTTCTCTCGCGTGAAGCGCAGGCGCACACCCCCGTCGCACGGCTCCAGCCCCGCATCGAGATAGTCCTGCAGGACGCCAGGGGCCCAGGCGGCAAACAGTTCCTTGCTGGCGAAGTGGCGCAGCGCATCCTCCACGCTGGGCCAGCGGTCGCGCCGCCTGACGGACAGCCGCGCGGGCGACAAGCGTTCGCCCAGCCCGACCGTCTTCGCCACGCGCCACAGGCCGGCCCGCCAGCCTGCCACGACGGGCGAATCGAGCATCACAACGCAACGCGCCAGCTCGGGCCGGCGCGCGGCCGCCATCAGGCTGAGCATCCCGCCCAGCGAATGGCCGACCAGGATGACGGGCTCGCCCCGGTAGCGGGCGACCAGCTCGTCGACCAGCTCATCGACGAGGGTATCCCAGCCGTCGCGCACGGGATAGGCGGGATTGTGGGCATGCCGGTCGAGGGCCGCTACGTCGAAATCCTCGGACAGCAGGGCAAACAGCTGGCGATAGGTGCCGGCCGGGTAGCTGTTGGCGTGCGAAAAATGCAGTGTCGGTTTTGTCATGCAGGCGATTGTAGGGGCAATTCGGAGGAAAGTCTGGTGGGGAGATTCTAATGGGTGCGTTCAACGGCCGTGCCAGTAGCGCGGCTGGACCGTGCGCTGCCGCGTGACGGCGACCGACTGGTCCAGCAGTACCGTCACGGCGCCCGCCTCGTCGGTGCGCACGCGTTCCACGTCCAGGACCCGATAGCGCTCGACCACGGCCGCCTTGGGATGCCGGTAGCGGTTGCGATAGCCGACCTGGAACACGGCGATACGGGGCTGCACGGCGGCGAGGAAGGCCGGTGTCGACGACGTGCCGCTGCCGTGATGTGGCACCAGCAGCACGTCGGCACGCAGGCTCGCACCGGTGCGCGTCACCAGTTCGGCTTCCTGGTCCGCCTCGATGTCGCCGGCCAGCAGCACCGCTCCACCCGGCGCGCCGATGCGCAGGACGCAACTGCGCGCGTTCGATTTCAGGGAGGGATCGGCATGGCTGGCCGCCGTCGGGTGCAGGATATCGAAGCGGATGCCATCCCAGGTCCAGCCCTGCCCGGCCGCGCATTGGACGTGACGCGGCGACGCCCGCGCTACTGGATGCGCGCCGGGCAAGGACGACAGCAGCCAGCCCGTGCGCACCGCCTGCAGCAGGGACTGCGCGCCGCCCACGTGGTCCGTGTCGCCATGGCTGACGACAACGCCGTCCAGCCGGTCGATGCCGCGCCAGCGCAGGTACGGCGCGATGACGCGGCCGCCCGCGTCGGCATCGGGCCCGTACGCCGGTCCCGTGTCGTACAGCAGGCGGTGGCCGGACGTCTCGACCAGCACCGCCATGCCCTGCCCTACGTCGAACGCGACAAGCCGCACGGTGCCCGGCGCCGGCGCATCCGCCGGTGCGGCCAGCAGCGGCACCCAGGTGGCCAGGCCCAGCCAGCGATTGGGCCAGCCGCGCGGCGCCAGCAGCCAGCCAGTGCCCGCCAGCGCCAGCGCGAACAGCCACCAGGGCGGCGCCGGAGCCGTCCAGATGGCCAGGCGGCTGGCGCCGAGCCACCGCAACGAGGCCGCCAGCAGCTCGACCAGCCAGTGCGCCGCCAGCAACAGCGGCGTCGCGAACGGTTCGGGCAGCACGCCGCCCGCGAGTGCCAGCGGCGTCACGAGCAGGCTGACGACCGGGATCGCGATGGCGTTGGCCAGTGGGCTGACGAGCGACACTTGCGCGAACAGCAGCATCGTCAGCGGCACCAGGCCGAGCGTGACGGCGTACTGCGTCAGCGCCGCGCCGTGCAGTGTCCGCAGCAGGCGCTGGCGCCGGG
This is a stretch of genomic DNA from Pseudoduganella chitinolytica. It encodes these proteins:
- a CDS encoding intradiol ring-cleavage dioxygenase, whose translation is MEYHDHGLEHDLQAMLDTAAGRRRSLRWLFAGAAALPLLGCGGSADTDSSTATTGTDSTSTTAPATTTPSTTTTTGSCAVIPEETGGPYPADGTNSNSGGVVNVLTQGGVVRSDIRASFGAASGTAAGVPLTVKLRIVNANNACAAAGNFAVYLWHCDRDGNYSLYSAGVTNQNYLRGVQEADANGDIAFTTIFPGCYAGRMPHIHFEVYPTLAKAASAANRIKTSQFTFPLATCNEVYATSGYSASVRNLAQMSFATDNVFSDGYALQLATLSGNPTDGYVATLTVAIVA
- a CDS encoding Spy/CpxP family protein refolding chaperone, whose translation is MNHMNKMLLSLLAAVTLMLPGASHAAVDGDDGGPAPRRHAGPPGHQGLHEGQDLDGPRGLRGMPGTGALPFLRGPDLSEAQQDRIFALVHGQAPYLREQHKAHEKAERALFELHGAAKYDDAAAVKLAQAAAQAMANITLQHLRTEQKVLAVLTAEQRKQVEEAKLRPDRLARP
- a CDS encoding response regulator transcription factor — encoded protein: MNAVTSKVLLIDDDVELVGMFQEYLEQEGFEVKTVHDGEAGTACALTGQYAIAILDVMMPRMNGLETLRRIRAASRMPILMLTGRGDDTDRIVGLELGADDYVTKPCTPRELTARIRAILRRTQGSPMDQLASAPLVVGQLTMWPEQRRATWAGTTLELTSTEFNLLEVLARNAGKPVSKNTLSEQGLGRPLARFDRNIDVHLSSLRHKLGTLADGRSCLQTVYRMGYQLIRD
- a CDS encoding sensor histidine kinase, yielding MGRLFWKFFLSILLAQIAATVGIGGAVWLKNRASAQERRLDIDRGPPAEIAIEAAAATLDAGGPVALARLLDNMGRHRVFAVDAAGKELLGRIVDPAMLAEARALLAKGDTRVVRKVTLPDGHQYVLFLPARQRQGGLDAADTRPLLAGSGLGGLAGVAPRPPPGMEAGAQAGSPGRPPDARGPGGPGGPHGPRFRPLTPFVPLAAALLASLLFAALLAWYFARPIRSLRQAFEAASHGDLAPRFAHAGRGGDELSDLGRDFDRMTARLRGLMDGQTRLLHDVSHELRSPLARLQAAIGLAHQKPERMLASLERIERESVRMDRLVGELLTLSRLEAGALAASRQEIDVAELLYQIVADAQFEAAAQGRSVVQEGEAEVTLLGEPDLLARAIENVVRNAIKHSPVGATVTVAARSAGPRLHVQVLDRGPGVAAGDLATIFQPFFRSSATEKDVEGHGLGLAIAQQVVQHHGGTIAASNREGGGLCVEIVLPLD
- the dcd gene encoding dCTP deaminase translates to MTIKSDKWIRKMAEQHGMIEPFEPAQVRAEAGRKVISYGTSSYGYDIRCADEFKVFTNINSTIVDPKNFDSNSFVDIKSDVCIIPPNSFALARTIEYFRIPRNVLTVCLGKSTYARCGIIVNVTPFEPEWEGYVTLEFSNTTPLPAKIYAGEGCAQVLFFESDEVCETSYKDRNGKYQGQHGVTLPKA
- a CDS encoding alpha/beta fold hydrolase; this encodes MTKPTLHFSHANSYPAGTYRQLFALLSEDFDVAALDRHAHNPAYPVRDGWDTLVDELVDELVARYRGEPVILVGHSLGGMLSLMAAARRPELARCVVMLDSPVVAGWRAGLWRVAKTVGLGERLSPARLSVRRRDRWPSVEDALRHFASKELFAAWAPGVLQDYLDAGLEPCDGGVRLRFTRENETAVYQSLPHHIGRLVARGLPIPAGYLAGRTSEENRLAGLDATRALVGPHFRTMPGGHLFPMEAPALTAQAIRDMIAELLPSKVVETSAPIA
- a CDS encoding DNA internalization-related competence protein ComEC/Rec2 gives rise to the protein MRGTILGFVGGCGLLQVQPALPGATTLACLVLACCAVALAQRWTVGHWRLMLQAAAGALAGFCWAALVATRTLAPGLAAQDEGRDVLVVGTIDSLPAAGAHSTRFHFAVEMALAPAHMAVPPRVALSWYGGESSPAAAVRPGERWQLKIRLQRPHGNANPGGFDYELWLLEQGVRATGYVRSEGPNRRLAAFVPTAHNVIARTRDKLRHRILAALAGRPYAGVIVALVVGDQRGIAQADWQVFTRTGIGHLISISGLHITMIAGLAAGAASWLWRRSFFMTALQLPLRLPAQRVAALAGMLAALGYVLLAGFGVPAQRTLYMLGVVALALWTDRLPGVTHILALAAGVVVLLDPWAVMWPGFWLSFGAVALILYATAGRTAVHKQAPPADAPAGQTRRGRPLTRRQRLLRTLHGAALTQYAVTLGLVPLTMLLFAQVSLVSPLANAIAIPVVSLLVTPLALAGGVLPEPFATPLLLAAHWLVELLAASLRWLGASRLAIWTAPAPPWWLFALALAGTGWLLAPRGWPNRWLGLATWVPLLAAPADAPAPGTVRLVAFDVGQGMAVLVETSGHRLLYDTGPAYGPDADAGGRVIAPYLRWRGIDRLDGVVVSHGDTDHVGGAQSLLQAVRTGWLLSSLPGAHPVARASPRHVQCAAGQGWTWDGIRFDILHPTAASHADPSLKSNARSCVLRIGAPGGAVLLAGDIEADQEAELVTRTGASLRADVLLVPHHGSGTSSTPAFLAAVQPRIAVFQVGYRNRYRHPKAAVVERYRVLDVERVRTDEAGAVTVLLDQSVAVTRQRTVQPRYWHGR